Proteins encoded in a region of the Streptomyces sp. NBC_01471 genome:
- a CDS encoding rhomboid-like protein, translating into MNRALHAVVSYLRSAPGTYVWLLILFVTTIALHQMSPEFERAFLGRRSTNIHELSTHPVRVLIQSAMYIDGGGWVSYAVLYTVFHAQAERWLGTLRWLAVAVLAHVLASFISEGALLWAIHHDRAPDSAVNTLDVGVSYALAGVVAVLTYRIARPWRWVYLAGVLAVFGPPLFTDRTFTDLGHFASVLIGLACYPLTRGIGGPPWNPLSLLTPLRRYAPGNRRRNTERP; encoded by the coding sequence ATGAACCGCGCCCTCCACGCCGTCGTCTCCTACCTCCGCAGCGCACCGGGCACCTACGTCTGGCTCCTCATCCTCTTCGTCACCACCATCGCGCTGCACCAGATGTCACCGGAGTTCGAGCGGGCCTTCCTCGGCAGGCGCTCCACCAATATCCATGAACTGTCCACGCATCCGGTCCGGGTGCTGATCCAGAGCGCGATGTACATCGACGGCGGCGGCTGGGTCTCGTACGCCGTCCTCTACACCGTCTTCCACGCGCAGGCCGAGCGCTGGCTCGGCACGCTCCGCTGGCTGGCCGTCGCCGTCCTCGCGCACGTCCTCGCCTCCTTCATCAGCGAAGGCGCCCTGCTCTGGGCGATCCACCACGACCGGGCCCCCGATTCGGCCGTGAACACCCTTGATGTGGGGGTGAGTTACGCCCTCGCCGGGGTGGTCGCCGTACTGACGTACCGGATCGCGCGGCCCTGGCGGTGGGTGTATCTGGCCGGTGTCCTCGCCGTCTTCGGCCCGCCGCTGTTCACCGACCGCACCTTCACCGACCTGGGTCACTTCGCCTCGGTCCTCATCGGCCTCGCCTGCTATCCGCTGACCCGGGGCATCGGCGGACCGCCGTGGAACCCGCTGAGTCTGCTGACCCCCCTGCGGCGCTACGCTCCCGGCAACCGCCGGAGGAACACCGAACGGCCCTGA
- a CDS encoding aminoglycoside phosphotransferase family protein — protein MRSYVCEPVGDGGTADHSGEFLDRWGLRQEGPPMRGRVAVVLPVVRTADGTRAALKLQEVDAETEGEPVALRVWDGRGAVRLLDHDPATGTMLLERLDEARPLASVPDVLVATEVIAGLLARLTSVPAPDGTRWLGDITARMLDRVPDAVGSLADEADRRLLKSCAAAVREVAGEPGDRLLHWDLHFDNVLAAGREPWLAIDPKPLAGDPGFELLPALWNRFGEGGLLRRFDLMTDALGMAGDRERARAWTLGRVLQNSLWDVVDGGSRRLSPEMAEIGRALLASGVVG, from the coding sequence ATGAGGAGCTACGTGTGTGAGCCGGTGGGCGATGGCGGTACGGCGGACCACTCCGGGGAGTTCCTGGACCGGTGGGGGCTACGCCAGGAGGGGCCGCCGATGCGCGGCCGGGTCGCGGTCGTCCTGCCCGTGGTGCGGACGGCCGACGGGACGCGGGCCGCGTTGAAGCTCCAGGAGGTGGACGCGGAGACCGAGGGGGAGCCCGTCGCGCTGCGGGTCTGGGACGGCCGGGGCGCCGTGCGGCTGCTCGACCACGACCCGGCGACCGGGACCATGCTCCTGGAGCGGCTGGACGAGGCGAGGCCGTTGGCGTCGGTACCGGACGTCCTGGTGGCGACGGAGGTCATCGCGGGGCTGCTGGCCCGGCTGACGTCCGTGCCCGCGCCGGACGGGACGCGGTGGCTCGGGGACATCACAGCCCGGATGCTCGACCGCGTACCGGACGCGGTCGGGTCCCTGGCGGACGAGGCGGACCGGCGGCTGCTGAAGAGCTGCGCCGCCGCCGTACGGGAGGTGGCGGGCGAGCCGGGAGACCGGCTGCTCCACTGGGACCTGCACTTCGACAACGTCCTGGCGGCCGGGCGCGAGCCCTGGCTGGCCATTGACCCGAAGCCGCTCGCGGGCGACCCGGGGTTCGAGCTGCTGCCCGCGCTGTGGAACCGCTTCGGGGAGGGCGGGCTGCTGCGGCGGTTCGACCTGATGACGGATGCGCTGGGGATGGCGGGGGACCGGGAGCGGGCCCGGGCGTGGACGCTCGGGCGCGTCCTGCAGAACAGCCTCTGGGACGTGGTGGACGGCGGCAGCCGGCGGCTGAGCCCCGAGATGGCGGAGATCGGGCGCGCTCTGCTGGCGTCCGGGGTCGTTGGTTAG
- a CDS encoding GNAT family N-acetyltransferase, with the protein MIRNATAADVPVIHAMVRELAEYEKALDEARATEAQLHEALFGERPAAFAFIAQTPQGEPAGFALWFLNFSTWRGVHGIYLEDLYVRPELRGGGYGKALLTELARTCVERGYERLEWSVLNWNEPSIKFYESLGARPQDEWTVYRLTDDALAGLGAPE; encoded by the coding sequence ATGATTCGCAACGCCACAGCCGCCGATGTGCCCGTCATCCACGCGATGGTCCGCGAGCTCGCGGAGTACGAGAAGGCCCTGGACGAGGCCCGCGCCACCGAGGCGCAGCTGCACGAGGCCCTGTTCGGCGAGCGCCCGGCGGCGTTCGCGTTCATCGCACAGACACCGCAGGGGGAGCCCGCCGGGTTCGCCCTGTGGTTCCTCAACTTCTCGACGTGGCGAGGGGTCCACGGGATCTACCTGGAGGACCTCTACGTACGCCCGGAACTGCGCGGCGGCGGGTACGGAAAGGCGCTGCTGACCGAACTGGCGCGGACCTGCGTGGAGCGGGGGTACGAGCGGCTGGAGTGGTCGGTCCTGAACTGGAACGAGCCGTCGATCAAGTTCTACGAGTCCCTGGGCGCCCGGCCGCAGGACGAGTGGACGGTCTACCGGCTGACGGACGACGCGCTGGCCGGGCTGGGGGCGCCGGAGTAG
- a CDS encoding YoaK family protein: MFTTLRDARATLVPDPEGRHGPLPPLLLALTVVTGLVDAYSYLVLGHVFVANMTGNVVFMAFSLAGAPGFSLTASLLSLAAFAVGALFGGRLGHRSPHHRARFLLTATLVQTALVLTAFVMSRTVENPAGGWAKPVLIVLLALAMGLQNAAARRLAVPDLTTTVLTLTITGMAADGRLGGGPSAKAGPRLLSTAAMFCGALAGAALIMHGQRHTPLLVGSVLITAVAAVLLTQRRSARAWTA, encoded by the coding sequence GTGTTCACGACTCTGCGCGACGCCCGTGCCACCCTCGTCCCCGATCCGGAGGGCCGGCACGGGCCGCTGCCGCCTCTGCTGCTGGCCCTGACCGTCGTGACCGGGCTCGTGGACGCCTACAGCTACCTGGTGCTCGGGCACGTGTTCGTGGCGAACATGACCGGCAACGTCGTCTTCATGGCGTTCTCCCTGGCGGGCGCACCCGGCTTCTCCCTGACCGCTTCCCTGCTCTCACTGGCCGCATTCGCCGTCGGCGCCTTGTTCGGCGGGCGTCTGGGGCACCGTTCCCCGCATCACCGGGCCCGCTTCCTGCTCACCGCAACGCTCGTGCAGACCGCGCTGGTGCTGACCGCGTTCGTCATGAGCCGGACGGTCGAGAACCCGGCCGGAGGCTGGGCGAAGCCCGTACTGATCGTGCTGCTCGCCCTGGCGATGGGTCTGCAGAACGCCGCCGCCCGGCGCCTGGCGGTCCCCGACCTCACCACCACCGTGCTGACCCTGACCATCACCGGCATGGCCGCCGACGGCCGCCTGGGCGGCGGGCCGTCGGCCAAGGCGGGCCCTCGGCTGCTGTCGACGGCCGCCATGTTCTGCGGCGCCCTCGCCGGGGCCGCGCTGATCATGCACGGCCAGCGGCACACTCCCCTGCTCGTCGGCTCCGTCCTGATCACCGCGGTCGCGGCGGTCCTGCTCACGCAACGCCGCTCCGCCCGGGCGTGGACCGCCTGA
- a CDS encoding MFS transporter — MSDPAISTPEPTSPDQPDPHRWWGLAIIALAQLMVVLDATIVNIALPSAQHDLHLTNGNRQWVITAYTLAFGGLLLLGGRVADLVGRKRTFIIGLIGFAAASALGGGAVDGTMLFAARALQGAFAALLAPSALSLLTTTFSLGRERAKAFGIYGAIAGAGAAIGLLLGGVLTEFLDWRWCLYVNVPIAAITVFGAFALLSDRQGQKESHLDIPGAVLGCGGLVAIVYGVSEAESKGWSSTLVITLLIVGAVLLAVFGWWQRHTPHPMLPPHIVSNRNRGGSMIAMGTATLAMFGLFLFLTYYLQNILGYSPLRAGVAYLPMSAMIIITSTQISARLLHYVPPRLLIAPGMLIGAGGLFALTFIGTHSNYVEHILPGTLMLGLGMGLVFMPVMATATSGVAPQDSGVTSATVNTAQQVGGSIGTSLLNTIATTTTASYLASHVRPGVSKLQQEQLSKTAVVHGFNIATAWAAGFMVVGALVAFLLVTAGSPSRREAAEADAAGAADGAAAAGEEPG; from the coding sequence ATGAGCGACCCGGCGATATCCACCCCGGAGCCCACCAGTCCCGACCAGCCCGACCCCCACCGCTGGTGGGGGCTGGCCATCATCGCGCTGGCGCAGCTGATGGTGGTGCTCGATGCCACCATCGTGAACATCGCCCTGCCGTCCGCGCAGCACGACCTCCACCTCACCAACGGCAACCGCCAGTGGGTCATCACGGCGTACACCCTGGCGTTCGGCGGACTGCTGCTGCTCGGTGGCCGAGTCGCCGACCTCGTCGGCCGTAAACGCACGTTCATCATCGGCCTCATCGGGTTCGCCGCCGCCTCAGCACTGGGTGGCGGGGCGGTCGACGGCACCATGCTCTTCGCCGCCCGCGCCCTCCAGGGCGCGTTCGCCGCCCTTCTCGCGCCGTCGGCGCTGTCCCTGCTCACCACGACCTTCTCGCTGGGCAGGGAGCGCGCCAAGGCGTTCGGCATCTACGGCGCCATCGCGGGCGCGGGCGCGGCCATCGGGCTGCTCCTCGGCGGCGTCCTCACCGAGTTCCTCGACTGGCGCTGGTGCCTGTACGTCAACGTGCCCATCGCGGCCATCACCGTCTTCGGCGCCTTCGCGCTGCTCAGCGACCGCCAGGGGCAGAAGGAGAGCCACCTCGACATCCCGGGCGCGGTCCTCGGCTGCGGCGGCCTCGTCGCGATCGTCTACGGCGTGAGCGAGGCCGAGTCGAAGGGCTGGTCCTCGACCCTGGTCATCACCCTGCTGATCGTCGGCGCCGTGCTGCTCGCCGTCTTCGGCTGGTGGCAGCGGCACACCCCCCACCCCATGCTGCCGCCGCACATCGTCAGCAACCGCAACCGCGGCGGCTCGATGATCGCCATGGGGACGGCGACACTGGCCATGTTCGGCCTCTTCCTGTTCCTGACGTACTACCTCCAGAACATCCTCGGCTACAGCCCCTTGCGCGCGGGTGTCGCCTATCTCCCGATGTCCGCGATGATCATCATCACCTCGACGCAGATCTCGGCCCGGCTGCTCCACTACGTACCGCCGCGCCTGCTGATAGCGCCCGGGATGCTGATCGGCGCGGGCGGGCTCTTCGCCCTGACCTTCATCGGGACGCACTCCAACTACGTCGAGCACATCCTGCCCGGCACGCTGATGCTCGGTCTGGGCATGGGCCTCGTCTTCATGCCGGTGATGGCGACGGCGACCTCGGGTGTGGCCCCACAGGACTCGGGTGTCACATCGGCGACCGTCAACACCGCCCAGCAGGTGGGCGGATCGATCGGTACGTCGCTGCTCAACACCATCGCGACGACCACCACCGCGAGCTACCTCGCCAGCCATGTGCGCCCCGGCGTGAGCAAGCTCCAGCAGGAGCAGCTCTCGAAGACCGCCGTGGTGCACGGATTCAACATCGCGACGGCGTGGGCGGCGGGCTTCATGGTGGTGGGTGCGCTGGTCGCGTTCCTCCTGGTGACCGCGGGCTCGCCGAGCCGGCGCGAGGCGGCGGAGGCGGATGCCGCGGGGGCCGCGGACGGCGCAGCGGCCGCAGGTGAGGAACCGGGCTGA